A section of the Nitrospinota bacterium genome encodes:
- a CDS encoding ATP-grasp domain-containing protein: MVSITESVYINEPKKWRLEILKINFIGGRVRPFAELACTFGYKVGAFDLFNDWDLAKFIIDGSAITGKETREPSYSKPSCWNDIRHEYKKFDMGPIIFCGPIEATPEVAEEASRTREVWNAPPDAMRRCRDIRFLRSMASGGILYPSNDFDGSGRWIRKDLYGAGGTSVSDYKGEKLHGSEYTQRYIQGGSIGATYFTSAGGTSLLGVTRHLNGYVAFRQPEFSFGGILYPAVIDDDADVMLEEFGKLAGDASGLRGFWGADFILGVDKRIWLLEINPRPTASLELIAKEHGIDIVSLQGESVRGGKDKHERLVQKPGRFSGTAVCYAEDDLIFASPGIWFEKGGRDLPYHGEAVKKGEPVLSLYAESGSAEGVMQKMEKLAAEFYRKEVQF; encoded by the coding sequence TTGGTTAGTATAACAGAAAGTGTTTATATAAATGAGCCTAAAAAATGGAGGCTGGAAATCCTGAAGATAAATTTTATCGGCGGTCGTGTACGCCCATTCGCTGAGCTGGCCTGCACCTTTGGCTACAAAGTGGGAGCGTTCGACCTCTTCAACGACTGGGATCTGGCGAAATTCATTATTGATGGGAGCGCCATCACCGGCAAAGAGACGAGAGAGCCGTCTTACAGTAAACCTTCCTGCTGGAATGATATTCGGCACGAATATAAGAAATTCGATATGGGGCCGATAATCTTCTGCGGGCCGATAGAGGCTACCCCTGAAGTGGCTGAAGAGGCAAGCCGGACGCGCGAAGTGTGGAACGCGCCGCCGGATGCGATGAGGAGATGCAGGGATATCCGGTTTTTACGGAGCATGGCGAGCGGCGGGATACTCTATCCATCGAATGATTTCGATGGGTCCGGGAGATGGATAAGAAAAGATCTTTACGGCGCCGGAGGAACGTCGGTCTCGGATTACAAAGGGGAAAAACTTCATGGAAGCGAATATACTCAGAGATATATTCAGGGGGGTTCGATCGGCGCTACCTATTTCACATCCGCGGGTGGGACATCCCTCCTCGGTGTTACGCGGCATTTGAACGGTTACGTGGCGTTTCGCCAGCCGGAGTTCTCCTTCGGCGGCATTCTTTATCCTGCCGTAATTGATGATGATGCCGATGTGATGCTTGAGGAGTTTGGAAAGCTGGCTGGTGACGCTTCGGGATTGCGCGGTTTCTGGGGAGCGGACTTCATTCTCGGGGTGGACAAAAGGATTTGGCTGTTGGAGATAAATCCCCGCCCGACCGCGTCTTTAGAGCTTATCGCGAAGGAGCATGGTATCGATATTGTTTCGCTTCAAGGTGAGTCTGTACGTGGCGGCAAGGATAAGCATGAAAGGCTGGTGCAGAAGCCGGGGAGGTTTTCCGGCACCGCAGTCTGCTATGCGGAGGACGATCTGATATTCGCTTCACCCGGAATTTGGTTCGAAAAAGGGGGGAGAGACCTGCCGTATCACGGTGAAGCCGTCAAAAAAGGGGAGCCGGTGCTTTCCCTGTACGCTGAATCGGGTTCAGCCGAGGGTGTAATGCAGAAAATGGAAAAGCTGGCCGCAGAATTTTATCGAAAAGAGGTGCAGTTCTGA